The Salinispora tropica CNB-440 genome has a window encoding:
- a CDS encoding glycogen debranching N-terminal domain-containing protein, with protein MRQERVHVMAGNAFAISDAQGDVEGDPTAPIGLFSWDTRFLAHWVLRIDGERLQALSRDDVTYFETRFFLVPGTASHYVDADVSVIRHRSLDDSFNERLIVLNHSPERAELTVRMEIGADFADIADVTKPGSARNRHVEVIPDSQLRQLRLRYRRERFGREAVVTSTEPAEVDECGMTFRVRIEPHGQWETDLHVGMTVRGEGDRDMRADLGTHRLHVHRNMREDLRGWLDRAPTLITDNNSLQRTYQRSLVDLAALRYEPLSSLARMPVGGLPWAMSLYGRDALITCLQTLPFTPELAPVVLRLLALLQGGQLDDTYEEEPGKILAELRYGEAAAFGHEPTTMYYGAADTTPLFVILLDEYERWSGDTDLVRELRHPARLALDWIDEYGDSLGDGYVRYQRRNSHQGLVNQCWKDSAEAITGRDGRQPALPRATCEVQGYAYDAKRRGARLARQVWGDPEYADRLEREAAQLKQRFNTDFWLADREYYALALDPDGAPADALTSNLGHLLWSGIVPAERAGALAEHLLGPDLFSGWGVRTLAAGQRVYNPVGSHLGAVWPWDNAIAASGLRRYHLDAEAARIVDGMFAMAARIGGPVPEVIAGYPRTLTKYPVQLPIAGHPQAWSSGGLLMLLATVLGLRPCGDDLLVSPALPAGLGQIELLDIPGKWGHSDAYGRDRADGVPTRRLGLS; from the coding sequence GTGAGGCAGGAGCGGGTGCACGTGATGGCGGGCAACGCCTTCGCCATCAGCGACGCGCAGGGGGACGTGGAGGGCGATCCCACGGCTCCGATCGGCCTCTTCTCCTGGGACACCCGGTTCCTCGCGCACTGGGTACTGCGGATCGACGGCGAGCGGCTCCAGGCTCTCTCCCGCGACGATGTGACGTACTTCGAGACGCGCTTCTTCCTCGTCCCCGGGACCGCCAGCCACTATGTTGACGCCGATGTCTCGGTGATTCGGCACCGGTCCCTCGACGACAGCTTCAACGAGCGGCTGATCGTGCTGAACCACTCGCCCGAGCGGGCCGAGCTGACGGTACGGATGGAGATCGGCGCCGACTTCGCCGACATCGCCGATGTCACCAAGCCCGGTTCCGCCCGAAACCGGCATGTCGAGGTCATCCCCGACTCGCAACTGCGGCAGCTTCGACTGCGGTACCGGCGGGAACGCTTCGGCCGGGAGGCGGTGGTGACCAGCACCGAGCCTGCCGAGGTGGACGAGTGTGGGATGACCTTCCGCGTTCGGATCGAGCCGCACGGGCAGTGGGAGACCGACCTGCACGTCGGCATGACGGTCCGTGGTGAGGGCGACCGGGACATGCGGGCTGACCTGGGGACCCACCGGCTCCACGTGCACCGGAACATGCGCGAGGACCTGCGTGGGTGGTTGGATCGGGCGCCCACCCTCATCACCGACAACAACTCGCTACAGAGGACGTACCAGCGGAGCCTGGTCGACCTCGCGGCGCTGCGGTACGAGCCGTTGTCCTCCCTGGCGCGAATGCCGGTGGGCGGCCTGCCCTGGGCGATGTCGCTCTACGGCCGGGACGCCCTGATCACCTGCCTACAGACGTTGCCGTTCACACCGGAACTGGCCCCGGTGGTGCTGCGCCTGCTGGCGCTGCTGCAAGGTGGACAGCTCGACGACACGTACGAGGAGGAACCCGGAAAGATCCTCGCCGAGCTGCGCTACGGCGAGGCTGCCGCATTCGGGCACGAGCCGACCACGATGTACTACGGTGCCGCTGACACGACACCACTGTTCGTGATCCTGCTCGACGAGTACGAGCGGTGGTCTGGCGACACCGACCTGGTGCGGGAACTGCGCCACCCGGCCCGGTTGGCGCTGGACTGGATCGACGAGTACGGCGACTCGCTGGGCGACGGGTACGTGCGCTACCAGCGCCGGAACAGCCACCAGGGCCTGGTCAACCAGTGTTGGAAGGACTCCGCCGAGGCGATCACCGGCCGGGATGGCCGGCAGCCGGCGCTGCCCAGGGCGACCTGCGAGGTGCAGGGCTACGCGTACGACGCGAAACGACGGGGTGCCCGGCTCGCCCGCCAGGTGTGGGGCGACCCGGAGTACGCCGACCGGCTGGAGCGGGAGGCGGCCCAGCTGAAGCAACGGTTCAACACCGACTTCTGGCTGGCCGACCGAGAGTACTACGCCCTGGCGCTGGACCCCGACGGTGCGCCCGCAGACGCCCTGACGTCCAACCTCGGTCACCTGCTCTGGAGCGGTATCGTGCCGGCGGAGCGGGCCGGGGCGCTCGCCGAGCATCTCCTCGGTCCGGACCTCTTCTCCGGCTGGGGAGTCCGGACCCTGGCAGCCGGACAGCGGGTCTACAACCCGGTCGGTTCCCACCTCGGCGCGGTCTGGCCCTGGGACAACGCCATCGCCGCCAGCGGTCTGCGCCGCTACCACCTCGACGCCGAGGCGGCCCGGATCGTCGACGGGATGTTCGCCATGGCAGCGCGGATCGGCGGCCCGGTGCCGGAGGTCATCGCGGGCTATCCGCGCACCCTGACGAAGTATCCGGTGCAACTGCCGATTGCCGGGCACCCGCAGGCGTGGTCCTCCGGCGGGCTGCTGATGCTGTTGGCAACCGTGTTGGGGCTCCGCCCCTGCGGCGACGACCTCCTGGTGAGCCCGGCGTTGCCGGCGGGCCTCGGGCAGATCGAGCTGCTCGACATTCCGGGGAAGTGGGGTCACTCCGACGCCTATGGCCGGGACCGCGCCGACGGTGTGCCGACTCGCCGGCTCGGGCTGAGCTGA
- a CDS encoding alpha/beta fold hydrolase, translating to MNADYQQEFVEVDGARLGLQIYPEPAETADAPLVLISPAMGVPARYYRPFATALRAGGLAVAVADLRGTGASTPRPSRGCRYGYAELTTDVGAVLAALKERRNGRRTLVLGHSLGGQAALLHLALQPGHDVDALALVAVGLPFWRTYPAGPRGYGVLPFTQTVAATTRLLGVWPGWGFGGRQARGVIRDWAYTARTGRFPHLDNVDAEAALRDLRTPVLAVSVDNDEYTPHETLDHLCGKLASAPITRERHRAEPAGSHLNHFSWARTATSPLAARIAQFAAKE from the coding sequence GTGAATGCGGATTACCAGCAAGAGTTCGTCGAGGTTGACGGGGCCCGCCTCGGTCTACAGATCTATCCGGAGCCGGCGGAGACGGCCGACGCCCCGCTGGTGCTGATCTCCCCCGCCATGGGCGTACCCGCGCGGTACTACCGACCGTTCGCCACTGCGCTCCGCGCCGGCGGGCTCGCCGTCGCGGTCGCCGATCTCCGCGGCACCGGAGCGAGCACACCGCGCCCGAGCCGCGGCTGCCGCTACGGGTACGCGGAGTTGACCACCGACGTCGGCGCGGTGCTGGCGGCATTGAAGGAACGCCGGAACGGCCGACGCACCCTCGTGCTCGGACACTCCCTGGGCGGCCAGGCGGCCCTGCTACACCTGGCGCTGCAACCCGGACACGACGTGGACGCCCTGGCCCTGGTCGCCGTCGGGCTGCCCTTCTGGCGCACCTATCCGGCCGGACCACGGGGTTACGGCGTCCTCCCGTTCACCCAGACGGTCGCCGCCACCACCCGGCTACTCGGGGTCTGGCCCGGCTGGGGCTTCGGCGGCCGGCAGGCGCGCGGGGTGATCCGGGACTGGGCCTACACCGCACGCACCGGCCGCTTCCCGCACCTGGACAACGTGGACGCCGAGGCGGCGCTGCGCGACCTCCGCACGCCCGTGCTGGCGGTCAGCGTGGACAACGACGAGTACACCCCGCACGAGACCCTCGACCACCTCTGCGGCAAGCTCGCCAGCGCTCCCATCACCCGCGAGCGGCACCGGGCCGAGCCGGCCGGCAGCCACCTCAACCACTTCAGCTGGGCACGCACCGCAACGAGCCCGCTGGCTGCTCGAATCGCCCAGTTCGCGGCCAAGGAGTAG
- a CDS encoding ABC transporter substrate-binding protein produces MSSKRFRGAGVALALTFGLLAGCSAGDGVDVDGAQVGAGGVLTAAISGEPDQLDPHQTSAYPSFQVLENVYDTLVEPDANLAMKPSLATEWDTSDDQLTWTFTLREEVTFSDGSPLTAEDVVYSFNRIIDEELNAAYRFATVESVTAPDPGTVVVKLTAPTPNLLASLGGFKGVAIVKKSNVESGAVKTEPIGSGPFAVSSYSAGDSIKLVRNDSYWGTKPKLGGITFTFVQDPTVALQNLRSGEVQWTDNLPPQQVAALREDDDLVVRSAASSDYWYLALNQARKPYDDVNVRRAVAFALDRAAITKAAKFGLATVNQTAIPKDSAFYYDYAPYQPDLAQAKQLLAGAGVTDLTMDLMVTNEYPETVTAAQVIAAQLKEIGITVKIRTLDFAQWLDEQGKGNFDSFMLGWLGNIDPDEFYYAQHHSDGTFNFHGYRNPAVDNLLDQARTETDQAARKQQYEQAAKQIVDDASYLYLYNPDVVQGWSSQVSGYEVRADRAIRFRDVALAG; encoded by the coding sequence ATGTCCAGCAAGAGATTCCGGGGGGCCGGTGTCGCGCTCGCTCTGACGTTCGGTCTGCTGGCAGGTTGCAGCGCCGGGGATGGTGTCGACGTCGACGGGGCGCAGGTCGGTGCCGGTGGGGTCCTCACCGCCGCGATCAGCGGGGAGCCGGATCAGCTGGATCCACATCAGACCTCGGCCTACCCCAGCTTCCAGGTGCTCGAAAATGTCTACGACACACTCGTCGAGCCGGACGCGAACCTGGCGATGAAGCCTTCCCTGGCGACCGAGTGGGACACCAGCGACGACCAACTGACCTGGACGTTCACCCTCCGGGAGGAGGTGACCTTCAGCGACGGGTCCCCGCTCACCGCCGAGGACGTGGTCTACTCGTTCAACCGGATCATCGACGAGGAGCTGAACGCCGCGTACCGGTTCGCCACCGTCGAGTCGGTGACCGCCCCGGATCCGGGCACCGTCGTCGTGAAGCTGACCGCGCCCACCCCGAACCTGCTGGCCAGCCTCGGAGGCTTCAAGGGGGTGGCGATCGTCAAGAAGTCCAACGTGGAATCCGGGGCGGTGAAGACGGAGCCGATCGGTAGCGGCCCGTTCGCTGTCTCCTCCTACAGCGCCGGGGACAGCATCAAGCTGGTGCGCAACGACAGCTACTGGGGCACGAAGCCCAAGCTGGGCGGAATCACCTTCACCTTCGTGCAGGATCCGACGGTGGCCCTGCAGAACCTGCGCAGCGGTGAGGTGCAGTGGACCGACAACCTGCCACCGCAGCAGGTGGCGGCGCTTCGTGAGGACGACGACCTCGTGGTGCGCTCCGCGGCGTCGAGTGACTACTGGTACCTGGCTCTCAACCAGGCGCGCAAGCCCTACGACGATGTCAACGTGCGCCGGGCGGTCGCCTTCGCGCTCGACCGGGCGGCGATCACCAAGGCCGCCAAGTTCGGGCTGGCGACGGTCAACCAGACCGCCATTCCGAAGGACAGCGCCTTCTACTACGACTACGCCCCGTACCAGCCGGACCTGGCGCAGGCGAAGCAGCTGCTGGCCGGGGCCGGTGTGACCGACTTGACCATGGACCTGATGGTCACCAACGAGTACCCGGAGACGGTGACCGCGGCGCAGGTCATCGCGGCGCAGCTCAAGGAGATCGGTATCACCGTGAAGATCCGTACGCTGGACTTCGCGCAGTGGCTCGACGAGCAGGGCAAGGGGAACTTCGACTCGTTCATGCTTGGTTGGCTGGGCAACATCGACCCCGACGAGTTCTACTACGCCCAGCACCACAGTGACGGCACCTTCAACTTCCATGGATACCGCAACCCGGCCGTGGACAACCTGCTCGACCAGGCCCGGACCGAGACTGACCAGGCCGCGCGGAAGCAGCAGTACGAGCAGGCGGCCAAGCAGATCGTCGACGATGCCAGCTACCTCTACCTCTACAACCCGGATGTGGTGCAGGGCTGGTCGTCGCAGGTCAGCGGCTATGAGGTCCGCGCCGACCGGGCGATCCGGTTCCGCGACGTCGCTCTTGCCGGGTGA
- a CDS encoding SCP2 sterol-binding domain-containing protein yields MTTPAAKLIGRLESGRHPDLPETTTGTVRLDIREDGRTEHWHLTIADQQVRVDQRGDEADLVLRADRAVFDRIATGALHPAAALGRNDLTVHGDIRLFMMLRRLFPGPPDARHPREAVDSAPASAGAADSGQSGHATGSQR; encoded by the coding sequence ATGACAACGCCTGCGGCGAAGCTGATCGGCCGGCTCGAGTCCGGCCGCCACCCGGACCTGCCGGAGACCACGACCGGCACCGTACGGCTGGACATCCGCGAGGACGGCCGGACCGAGCACTGGCACCTCACCATCGCCGACCAGCAGGTCCGCGTGGACCAGCGCGGCGACGAGGCCGACCTCGTGCTCCGGGCCGACCGGGCGGTCTTCGACCGGATCGCCACCGGCGCGCTGCACCCCGCCGCCGCGCTGGGCCGCAACGACCTCACCGTGCACGGTGACATTCGACTGTTCATGATGCTGCGCCGGCTCTTCCCCGGCCCGCCCGACGCGCGACACCCCCGGGAGGCGGTCGACTCGGCCCCGGCATCGGCCGGGGCAGCCGACTCCGGCCAGTCCGGGCACGCCACCGGGAGCCAGCGGTGA
- a CDS encoding cation transporter, whose translation MTTSALTPQRRALLSRRSLWLAYATAGYNLLEGLVAIAAGSAASSTALIGFGLDSFVEVSSAAVVIWQFRSRMPEERERLALRLIGVSFFALAAWVTVDAGRSLFGGGDASASPVGIGLAIASLIVMPLLVRAKRRTGRELGSATVMADSTQTALCTYLSAVLLVGLLLNAGLGWSWADPIAALAIAAVAVREGIAAWRGDQCDDCAPPTRAASTADPAPSCTDGCQPDAATPQS comes from the coding sequence GTGACCACCTCCGCACTGACCCCCCAGCGGCGTGCGCTCCTGTCCCGACGCAGCCTCTGGCTGGCCTACGCCACCGCCGGATACAACCTCCTGGAGGGCTTGGTCGCGATCGCCGCCGGCTCGGCAGCCTCCTCCACCGCGCTGATTGGCTTCGGCCTCGACTCGTTCGTCGAGGTCTCCAGCGCGGCCGTGGTGATCTGGCAGTTCCGCTCCCGGATGCCAGAGGAGCGGGAACGGTTGGCGCTGCGACTGATCGGTGTCTCCTTCTTCGCCCTGGCCGCCTGGGTCACCGTGGACGCCGGGCGCTCGCTGTTCGGCGGCGGAGACGCCAGCGCCAGCCCCGTCGGCATCGGCCTCGCCATCGCCTCGCTGATCGTCATGCCACTACTGGTCCGCGCCAAGCGGCGTACCGGCCGGGAACTCGGCTCGGCTACCGTCATGGCCGACTCCACCCAGACCGCGCTCTGCACGTATCTGTCCGCGGTGCTCCTCGTGGGCCTGCTTCTCAACGCCGGGCTCGGCTGGTCCTGGGCAGACCCCATCGCCGCGCTCGCCATCGCGGCCGTCGCGGTGCGGGAAGGGATCGCGGCGTGGCGGGGTGATCAGTGCGACGACTGCGCGCCACCCACCCGCGCCGCCTCCACCGCTGACCCGGCACCGAGTTGCACCGACGGGTGCCAACCCGACGCGGCCACACCCCAGTCGTAG
- a CDS encoding ABC transporter ATP-binding protein, producing the protein MNDETVLSVADLTVTIGTRRGAARAVAGVDWSVRAGQTLALVGESGSGKSMSVLAATGLAPRAARVTGDVRLLGTDLAALSAARRRRMRGRHVGFVFQDPMTSLNPVLTVGRQIGEASEVHLGLTRRAARARAIEMLELVGIPSAAERVDAYPHQLSGGMRQRAVIAMALVCEPDLLIADEPTTALDVTTQAQIVELVADLQRRLGTAVVWISHDLGVVAGLADTVAVMYGGRIVEQGVVDAVFAEPAHPYTAALLAARPDPDADATELVTIPGTPPSPLELPDGCAFWPRCPVRGDGRCERELPPLVPVAEGHQVRTFYPRQPTGEDR; encoded by the coding sequence GTGAACGACGAAACCGTCCTGTCCGTGGCGGACCTGACCGTGACGATCGGTACCCGCCGAGGAGCGGCCCGCGCGGTCGCCGGCGTCGACTGGTCGGTCCGGGCCGGGCAGACGCTCGCCCTGGTCGGTGAGTCGGGCAGCGGCAAGAGCATGAGCGTGCTCGCCGCCACCGGGCTCGCGCCCCGCGCGGCCCGGGTCACCGGAGACGTCCGGCTGCTCGGTACGGACCTCGCCGCGTTGTCGGCGGCACGTCGCCGGCGGATGCGGGGCCGGCACGTCGGGTTCGTCTTTCAAGACCCGATGACCTCGCTGAACCCGGTGCTGACCGTGGGCCGCCAGATCGGCGAGGCCAGCGAGGTTCACCTCGGGCTGACTCGGCGGGCCGCTCGGGCACGGGCCATCGAGATGCTCGAACTCGTCGGCATCCCCTCCGCCGCCGAACGAGTGGACGCCTACCCGCACCAGCTCTCCGGCGGGATGCGCCAGCGTGCGGTGATCGCCATGGCCCTGGTCTGTGAGCCGGATCTGCTGATCGCCGACGAGCCCACCACCGCTCTCGACGTCACCACGCAGGCGCAGATCGTCGAGTTGGTCGCCGACCTGCAACGGCGCCTCGGCACCGCCGTCGTCTGGATCAGTCACGACCTCGGCGTCGTCGCCGGGCTCGCCGACACGGTGGCCGTCATGTACGGCGGTCGCATCGTCGAGCAGGGGGTGGTGGATGCTGTCTTCGCCGAACCGGCGCACCCGTACACCGCCGCGTTGCTCGCGGCGCGGCCGGATCCGGACGCGGACGCCACCGAACTGGTCACCATCCCGGGGACGCCGCCTAGCCCGCTCGAGCTTCCCGACGGGTGCGCCTTCTGGCCCCGCTGTCCGGTGCGGGGTGACGGTCGCTGCGAGCGGGAGTTGCCGCCGTTGGTGCCGGTCGCGGAGGGGCACCAGGTCCGGACCTTCTATCCGCGCCAGCCGACCGGGGAGGATCGATGA
- a CDS encoding ABC transporter permease, translating to MSGSSDSTSRRALVALGRDPLAVTGGVVLVVLVVVGLTGSWLAPAGINEVDVDRMLQPPSWAHPFGTDELGRDVLSRVLVAARVSLQVGAVSVGIALLAGVTLGLFAGYYQGWLDNVLMRCMDVLFAFPVLLLAVAIVAVLGPGLSTAMVAIGVVYTPIFARVTRAGVLSVREQVFVRAAVATGASDLRIMRRHVLPNIAAPLIVQTSLSLAFAILSEAALSFLGLGVQPPEPAWGRMLYDGRGFVTDAWWLGFFPGAAIFLTVLAFNLVGDALRDVLDPRQLTVSEARRNAG from the coding sequence ATGAGCGGGAGCAGTGACTCGACGTCGCGCCGGGCGCTGGTGGCGCTGGGCCGCGACCCGTTGGCCGTGACCGGCGGTGTGGTGCTCGTGGTGCTGGTCGTGGTGGGCCTGACCGGGTCCTGGTTGGCCCCCGCCGGCATCAATGAGGTGGACGTCGACCGGATGCTTCAGCCGCCCAGTTGGGCGCACCCCTTCGGCACCGACGAACTCGGTCGGGACGTACTCAGCCGGGTCCTGGTCGCCGCCCGCGTCTCGCTTCAGGTCGGCGCGGTCAGCGTGGGGATCGCCCTGCTGGCGGGCGTGACGCTGGGCCTGTTCGCCGGCTACTACCAGGGGTGGCTCGACAACGTACTCATGCGGTGTATGGACGTGTTGTTCGCGTTCCCGGTCCTGCTGCTCGCGGTGGCCATCGTCGCGGTCCTGGGGCCGGGCCTGAGTACCGCCATGGTCGCGATCGGCGTGGTCTACACTCCGATCTTCGCCCGGGTCACCCGTGCGGGTGTGCTCTCCGTCCGCGAGCAGGTGTTCGTCCGGGCGGCAGTTGCCACCGGGGCATCGGATCTGCGCATCATGCGTCGGCATGTGCTGCCCAACATCGCGGCGCCGCTGATCGTCCAGACATCGCTCTCGCTGGCCTTCGCGATCCTGTCCGAGGCGGCGCTCTCCTTCCTCGGGTTGGGGGTGCAGCCGCCCGAGCCGGCGTGGGGCCGGATGCTCTACGACGGGCGCGGATTCGTGACCGACGCGTGGTGGCTGGGCTTCTTCCCGGGTGCCGCGATCTTCCTCACCGTCCTGGCGTTCAACCTGGTCGGAGACGCGCTCCGCGATGTGCTCGACCCTCGCCAGCTCACTGTCAGCGAGGCGAGGAGGAACGCCGGGTGA
- a CDS encoding ABC transporter permease: MTRFVLRRLLQSGVVLLGVTLVVFLLLQLVPGDPVRVALGTRFDPETYEALRSRAGLDQPLPVQYANYVGHAVTGDLGVSFRSGRPVTAIVLERLPATLSLAITAVVFALLVSFPLGVLSALRSGSVFDHAARVFSQFGVSVPDFWMGIMGILLFAGVLGWFPPSGYVALTEDPVGWASHVFLPAVTVGLVTASILTRFIRSSVLEVLAEDYVRTAEAKGLPTRVVVVRHVLRNALIPVVTVVAVQLASLLGGVIVIEVLFAWPGVGRLTYDAVQARDYPVLQGAVLLVAALFLLVNLLVDLLYARLDPRIRVR, from the coding sequence GTGACCCGCTTCGTCCTGCGCCGGCTACTCCAGTCCGGCGTCGTCCTCCTCGGTGTGACGTTGGTGGTGTTCCTGCTGCTGCAACTCGTCCCCGGTGATCCGGTGCGGGTCGCGCTCGGCACCCGCTTCGACCCCGAGACGTACGAGGCGCTGCGTTCGCGGGCGGGGCTGGACCAGCCGCTGCCGGTGCAGTACGCCAATTACGTCGGGCACGCGGTGACCGGCGATCTCGGGGTCAGCTTCCGCAGTGGTCGGCCGGTGACCGCCATCGTGCTGGAGCGGCTGCCCGCGACGCTCTCCCTGGCGATCACCGCGGTCGTCTTCGCGCTCCTGGTCTCCTTTCCGTTGGGGGTGCTCTCGGCCCTGCGCAGCGGCTCGGTGTTCGACCACGCCGCACGGGTGTTCAGCCAGTTCGGGGTCTCGGTACCGGACTTCTGGATGGGCATCATGGGCATTCTGCTCTTCGCGGGGGTGCTGGGTTGGTTTCCGCCCTCGGGTTACGTGGCCCTCACCGAGGATCCCGTCGGCTGGGCGTCGCACGTGTTTCTTCCGGCGGTCACGGTCGGCCTGGTCACCGCGTCGATCCTGACCAGGTTCATCCGATCCTCGGTGCTGGAGGTACTCGCTGAGGACTATGTCCGTACCGCCGAGGCGAAGGGCCTGCCCACCCGCGTGGTGGTGGTGCGGCACGTCCTGCGGAACGCGCTGATCCCGGTGGTCACCGTCGTGGCGGTGCAGCTGGCCAGCCTGCTCGGTGGCGTGATCGTGATCGAGGTGCTCTTCGCCTGGCCCGGTGTGGGCCGGCTCACCTACGACGCGGTGCAGGCCCGGGACTATCCCGTGCTCCAGGGGGCGGTTCTACTCGTGGCCGCGCTGTTCCTGTTGGTCAACCTCTTGGTGGATCTCCTCTATGCCCGCCTCGATCCGAGGATTCGGGTGCGATGA
- a CDS encoding ABC transporter ATP-binding protein, translated as MTGESVATDAVAELTDLAVWFPTPAGVVRAVDGVSLTVRRGETVGLVGESGSGKSTTGLALLRLVEPTAGVVQVTGQDVTHWSRRRLRRLRRRVAMVFQDPQASLDPRHTVGASIAEPLAVHQLAASGAARRDRVAELLDLVGLRRELADRHPHELSGGQRQRVGIARALAGEPDLIVLDEPIASLDLSVQAQIMNLLRGLQRELGLTYLFIAHDLAAVEHMSDRVAVMYLGRIVESGTPAQIWREPAHPYTAALLSAVPVADPPVQRGRQRIILAGDVPSPIDPPSGCRFRTRCPQARPACAQSDPVLVELGSGHQAACLFAGEAVRAMRAQPVS; from the coding sequence ATGACCGGGGAGAGCGTGGCCACCGACGCGGTCGCGGAGCTGACCGACCTGGCGGTGTGGTTCCCGACCCCGGCGGGGGTGGTACGCGCCGTGGACGGGGTGTCCCTGACGGTACGCCGTGGCGAGACGGTGGGGCTGGTCGGCGAGTCCGGTAGCGGCAAGTCGACGACCGGGCTGGCGCTGCTGCGCCTGGTCGAGCCGACCGCGGGTGTGGTCCAGGTGACGGGACAGGACGTGACCCACTGGTCGCGGCGGCGGTTGCGTCGGCTGCGCCGCCGGGTCGCCATGGTATTCCAGGACCCGCAGGCGTCTCTCGACCCTCGGCACACCGTTGGGGCGAGCATCGCCGAGCCGCTGGCCGTGCACCAGCTCGCCGCCAGCGGCGCGGCCCGCCGGGACCGGGTGGCCGAACTGCTCGACCTGGTCGGCCTGCGTCGTGAGCTCGCCGACCGGCACCCGCACGAACTCTCCGGCGGCCAGCGGCAGCGGGTGGGCATCGCGCGGGCGCTCGCCGGTGAGCCGGACCTGATTGTCCTCGACGAACCGATCGCCTCCCTGGACCTCAGTGTGCAGGCGCAGATAATGAACCTGCTCCGAGGGCTCCAGCGAGAGCTCGGGCTGACCTATCTCTTCATCGCGCACGATCTCGCCGCCGTCGAGCACATGAGCGATCGGGTGGCCGTGATGTACCTCGGCCGGATCGTGGAGAGCGGTACCCCGGCGCAGATCTGGCGGGAACCCGCCCACCCCTACACCGCCGCTCTTCTGTCGGCGGTGCCGGTGGCCGACCCGCCGGTGCAGCGTGGTCGCCAGCGGATCATTCTGGCCGGTGATGTCCCGAGCCCGATCGACCCGCCCTCCGGCTGCCGGTTTCGGACGCGGTGCCCGCAGGCCCGACCTGCCTGCGCCCAGAGCGACCCGGTGTTGGTCGAGCTCGGCTCGGGGCACCAGGCGGCCTGCCTCTTCGCGGGCGAGGCGGTACGCGCGATGCGGGCGCAGCCCGTCAGCTAG
- a CDS encoding ArsR/SmtB family transcription factor: MAIDSSPGLAPAVALFRSLGDPARLAILHRLTRGEARVVDLTRELRLAQSTVSKHLSCLRDCRLVDFRVEGRQSFYALARPELPALLRSAEHLLAATGEAVALCPTYGSSTVRGDDA, from the coding sequence ATGGCGATTGATTCATCTCCGGGGCTCGCGCCGGCCGTCGCGCTGTTCCGGTCCCTCGGCGACCCGGCCCGGCTGGCCATCCTGCACCGGCTGACCCGCGGTGAGGCCCGGGTGGTGGACCTGACCCGCGAACTGCGACTGGCGCAATCGACCGTCTCGAAGCACCTCTCCTGCCTGCGGGACTGCCGACTCGTCGACTTCCGGGTCGAGGGTCGCCAGTCGTTCTACGCGCTGGCCCGACCGGAGCTGCCCGCCCTGCTGCGATCGGCGGAACACCTCCTCGCCGCCACCGGTGAAGCCGTCGCCCTCTGCCCGACATACGGCTCGTCCACGGTTCGAGGAGACGACGCGTGA